One genomic region from Sphingobacterium sp. UGAL515B_05 encodes:
- a CDS encoding Gfo/Idh/MocA family oxidoreductase, producing MKEQNSSRRDFIKKSVVGAAAFSIVPRFVLGGQGYLAPSDHLTKGVIGVGNMGRGHFGYAGTKTVAICDVDKTHLAAAQADLGGGVKEYHDFRELIKSPEVDIVHIATPPHWHGLMSIEAAKAGKDIWCEKPMTRTIGEGKKVKEAIAQHGNIFRLNTWFRFKDDFYGMNVPVSKIKKLVDTGMLGWPLKVTISKHTGFDWKFYWVGKENLPEEKVPAELDYDFWLGPAPYKPYNKHRVHTTFRGYWDYDGGGLGDMGQHYMDPVQYFLGKDNESPITVDVDAPQQHPDAVGTWRRITFTYADGCQIILDGEAKDEKAAYIEGPKGKLYRGFQSDIPDLERKLAQYPEPAPQITDFLESVRTREKFALNEINGHRSCTLVNMGLAALRLNRSLKYDSQNELFINDDAANRLIHQPMRGPWSI from the coding sequence ATGAAAGAACAGAATTCATCAAGGCGTGATTTCATAAAAAAATCCGTGGTCGGTGCTGCGGCATTTTCAATTGTACCACGCTTTGTACTCGGAGGACAGGGCTATCTTGCTCCGAGCGACCATCTAACCAAAGGTGTAATTGGTGTCGGCAATATGGGCCGTGGACACTTTGGCTACGCCGGAACTAAAACAGTAGCCATTTGTGATGTGGACAAAACCCATCTAGCGGCAGCACAAGCAGACTTAGGCGGTGGTGTGAAGGAATACCATGACTTTAGGGAGTTGATTAAATCTCCGGAAGTAGATATTGTGCATATTGCTACTCCGCCACATTGGCATGGACTAATGTCCATCGAAGCGGCAAAAGCAGGAAAAGATATCTGGTGTGAAAAACCAATGACACGTACTATCGGTGAAGGTAAAAAAGTGAAAGAAGCCATTGCACAACATGGCAATATCTTCCGTTTAAATACCTGGTTTCGTTTCAAGGATGATTTTTATGGAATGAATGTTCCAGTAAGCAAAATCAAAAAATTAGTTGATACTGGCATGTTAGGTTGGCCTTTGAAAGTTACGATAAGCAAACATACCGGCTTTGACTGGAAGTTCTATTGGGTAGGAAAGGAAAATTTACCAGAGGAGAAAGTACCGGCTGAACTTGACTACGATTTTTGGTTAGGTCCGGCGCCATACAAGCCTTACAATAAACACCGCGTACATACCACTTTTAGAGGATATTGGGATTATGATGGTGGCGGTCTAGGAGATATGGGGCAACATTATATGGATCCTGTTCAATACTTCTTAGGTAAAGACAACGAAAGCCCGATTACCGTCGACGTTGATGCTCCGCAGCAACATCCGGATGCCGTGGGCACGTGGAGACGAATTACATTTACCTATGCCGATGGTTGTCAGATCATTCTAGACGGTGAAGCGAAAGATGAAAAGGCAGCCTATATTGAAGGTCCAAAAGGTAAATTATATAGAGGGTTTCAATCAGATATACCAGATTTGGAGAGAAAACTTGCACAGTATCCTGAACCTGCACCACAGATTACTGACTTCTTGGAATCCGTTCGCACAAGAGAAAAGTTTGCACTGAATGAAATCAATGGACACCGTTCTTGTACCTTGGTCAACATGGGATTAGCAGCATTGCGACTGAACAGATCACTAAAATATGACTCCCAAAATGAGCTATTTATTAATGACGACGCCGCAAATAGATTAATTCACCAACCAATGAGAGGCCCTTGGTCTATTTAA
- a CDS encoding DUF1080 domain-containing protein — protein sequence MKRIFNSLTVLLLISSATYAQQPQNRTTATKIADVLAQQPAEEKEKFLLAMHELEGFSSDDVVTFLKGLKAPGSNNAPIEFAANSYSFYVNQPGKEQQKRVFVEGLAKSIAQLSEPTNQVFALRLLRQCADNTAIPAVANCLTNDYLADAAARTLVSIRTPESTAALEKALAASTTEKTAIALVTALGDLKDKNAESAILGLTQKYNSDSFQRTALIALSKIGGTASEPLFQEKLNAAGYSYDKLDAVGLGIDYAQALIDNKHDQDAVKFLNKFFQESQKVKSINGQIASLKLLTTIDPAKQQKNLLAAVKSDNGAYRNIALQLLGKYGKGADAKSLLALASKGTPEVQESVLNYLAHNGSASSLKLIQALVNKTQSPVTKLAGLSALNTLSQGKETNTLIQALNADQQFNNSVKALILSSKDANVVTDVNNALATVDDDKKIQLLDILSKRSNNASSKAVLAIKSSNPAVEEAINKALPNVAQESDLEELFSRLNNTTDNKSAVLLQRAIVNVVQSSTNSKGLTEKLAANISKSAAPNTAKYFPIFAGLGDTQSLKAVTAYLNNTNTGLRSAAIESLAGWSTSNALPELVSLSRTEKDDNLFNTVYKGLIKSISSSSNTPEQKTLLLRDAFNVAKTADQKKAALSALQPTGTYQSLVFAADLMNDAQLGGTAANVAMNIAMDNKFYGKKVREVLEQVIGKLSGSESGYLKEAVVRYLAEMPIKEGYVSMFNGKDLSGWKGLVADPIKRSKMNEKTLAAEQAKADDIMRKGWSVSNGEIVFSGKGDNLATVKQYGDFEMLVDWKLENYGGIEGDAGIYLRGTPQVQIWDIANTRVGAQVGSGGLYNNQKNESKPLKVADNATGEWNTFKIKMVDDKVTVWLNGQLVTDNIPLENYWDRNQSIFPTEQIELQAHGSVVYYRDLFIKEFPRKQIFKLSDQEKKEGFEVLFDGTNLDKWTENQAYVVNDEGYIWVYPNAKFGGNLYTKEEYADFIYRFDFKLTPGANNGVGIRAPLEGDAAYEAMEIQVLDDGADVYKDLKQYQYHGSIYGVVPAKKGHLKPVGEWNSEEIVVKGNRIKVTLNGAVIVDADIAEASKNGTLDGKQHPGLKRTSGHIGFLGHGTEVFFKDIRVKKLK from the coding sequence ATGAAAAGAATATTCAATTCGCTGACCGTATTGCTTCTTATATCTAGTGCAACCTACGCTCAGCAACCACAAAATAGAACGACTGCAACTAAAATAGCAGACGTATTGGCACAACAGCCTGCCGAAGAAAAAGAAAAGTTTTTACTTGCCATGCATGAGCTGGAAGGTTTTTCTTCTGATGATGTCGTTACGTTCCTCAAAGGACTTAAAGCACCAGGTAGCAACAATGCTCCGATAGAATTTGCGGCAAACAGCTATTCGTTTTATGTAAACCAACCAGGTAAAGAACAGCAGAAAAGAGTGTTTGTTGAAGGATTGGCAAAATCCATAGCGCAATTGAGTGAACCAACAAATCAAGTCTTTGCCCTACGCCTGTTACGCCAATGTGCAGATAATACAGCTATACCTGCTGTCGCAAATTGTTTGACAAACGATTATCTTGCAGATGCAGCAGCGAGAACCCTAGTATCTATTCGTACCCCTGAATCAACAGCAGCCTTAGAAAAAGCTTTAGCAGCATCCACAACAGAGAAAACTGCCATTGCCCTGGTTACAGCACTCGGAGATCTAAAAGATAAAAATGCTGAAAGTGCCATTTTAGGATTAACGCAAAAATATAATTCGGATAGCTTCCAGCGGACGGCATTAATTGCGTTGAGCAAAATCGGAGGTACAGCCTCAGAACCGCTATTCCAGGAAAAACTAAATGCTGCCGGCTATAGCTATGACAAATTGGATGCAGTAGGACTTGGTATTGACTATGCTCAAGCATTGATCGACAATAAACACGACCAAGATGCGGTTAAGTTCCTAAACAAGTTTTTCCAGGAATCTCAAAAAGTAAAATCGATCAACGGCCAAATTGCATCGCTTAAATTATTGACAACCATCGACCCAGCGAAACAACAAAAGAATTTGTTAGCAGCTGTTAAGAGCGATAACGGTGCTTACCGTAACATTGCATTACAATTACTCGGAAAATACGGAAAAGGCGCCGACGCAAAAAGCTTGCTTGCTTTAGCAAGCAAGGGTACGCCTGAAGTGCAAGAAAGTGTATTGAACTACTTAGCCCACAATGGTTCGGCAAGCAGCTTAAAACTAATCCAGGCATTAGTAAATAAAACGCAGTCTCCAGTAACTAAATTAGCTGGATTAAGTGCGCTAAACACACTATCTCAGGGTAAAGAAACCAATACCTTAATCCAGGCGCTCAACGCTGATCAACAATTCAATAATTCGGTAAAAGCATTGATCCTTTCATCGAAAGATGCAAATGTCGTTACTGACGTCAACAATGCACTTGCCACTGTAGACGACGACAAAAAGATTCAATTGCTGGATATTTTAAGTAAACGTTCCAACAATGCATCATCCAAAGCTGTATTGGCCATAAAGAGTTCAAACCCTGCTGTCGAAGAAGCAATCAACAAAGCACTCCCAAATGTAGCTCAAGAATCGGATTTAGAAGAACTATTCAGTAGGTTAAACAATACGACAGACAATAAATCTGCCGTGCTATTGCAACGTGCCATTGTCAATGTGGTTCAGTCAAGCACAAATTCAAAAGGATTGACAGAAAAACTAGCTGCAAATATATCGAAGTCTGCAGCACCTAATACCGCTAAGTATTTCCCTATTTTTGCTGGACTTGGTGATACCCAGTCATTGAAAGCTGTAACTGCCTACCTTAACAACACTAATACAGGTCTACGGTCTGCAGCAATTGAGTCTTTGGCTGGATGGTCTACCTCCAACGCACTGCCAGAATTAGTATCGCTGTCCCGAACAGAAAAAGATGACAATCTTTTCAATACGGTCTACAAAGGATTAATTAAATCAATTTCTTCTTCTTCTAATACGCCTGAACAGAAAACTTTGTTATTAAGAGATGCATTTAACGTTGCCAAAACAGCCGATCAGAAAAAAGCAGCATTATCGGCGTTACAACCTACAGGAACATACCAGTCTTTAGTTTTTGCCGCCGATTTAATGAACGACGCTCAACTTGGCGGAACTGCGGCCAATGTAGCGATGAACATTGCAATGGACAACAAGTTCTATGGCAAAAAAGTTAGAGAGGTTCTTGAACAAGTAATCGGTAAATTGTCGGGTAGTGAAAGTGGATACCTTAAAGAAGCTGTTGTTCGCTATCTTGCTGAAATGCCAATCAAAGAAGGCTATGTTTCGATGTTCAACGGTAAAGACCTAAGTGGCTGGAAAGGTTTGGTAGCGGATCCGATCAAACGCAGTAAAATGAACGAGAAAACTTTAGCAGCAGAACAAGCTAAAGCCGACGATATCATGCGTAAAGGCTGGTCTGTATCTAATGGTGAAATCGTATTTAGTGGTAAAGGCGACAATCTCGCTACTGTAAAACAATACGGCGACTTCGAAATGCTCGTAGACTGGAAATTGGAGAACTACGGTGGTATAGAAGGTGATGCCGGTATTTACTTAAGAGGTACTCCACAAGTACAAATTTGGGATATCGCAAATACAAGAGTTGGCGCCCAAGTTGGCTCCGGCGGATTATACAATAACCAGAAAAATGAAAGCAAACCATTGAAGGTTGCCGACAACGCTACTGGCGAATGGAATACATTTAAAATCAAAATGGTAGACGATAAAGTCACAGTTTGGTTAAATGGACAGTTAGTAACCGATAATATTCCGCTTGAAAACTATTGGGATAGAAACCAATCAATTTTCCCTACCGAACAAATTGAGTTACAAGCGCATGGTTCAGTTGTTTATTACAGAGATCTTTTTATCAAGGAATTCCCAAGAAAACAAATCTTTAAATTGAGCGATCAAGAGAAAAAAGAAGGTTTTGAAGTACTTTTTGATGGAACAAACCTCGACAAGTGGACAGAAAACCAAGCTTATGTCGTCAATGACGAAGGTTATATCTGGGTGTATCCAAATGCAAAATTTGGTGGAAACCTTTACACAAAAGAAGAATATGCAGACTTCATTTATCGCTTCGACTTCAAATTAACTCCTGGAGCCAACAATGGTGTGGGAATACGCGCTCCTCTGGAGGGAGATGCCGCATATGAGGCCATGGAAATCCAGGTACTTGATGATGGTGCAGATGTTTATAAAGACTTGAAGCAATACCAATATCACGGTTCAATTTATGGAGTTGTTCCTGCCAAAAAAGGTCATTTAAAACCTGTAGGTGAATGGAACTCCGAGGAAATCGTGGTGAAAGGAAATCGCATCAAAGTTACACTGAATGGCGCGGTTATCGTGGATGCGGATATCGCCGAGGCAAGCAAAAATGGAACCCTGGATGGCAAACAACATCCTGGGCTTAAACGAACCTCTGGTCATATCGGATTTTTAGGACACGGTACCGAAGTATTCTTTAAAGATATTCGAGTAAAAAAACTCAAATAG
- a CDS encoding ROK family transcriptional regulator has protein sequence MTKAVNLLINKKLESKPEKKNLFNKLSIIKLIAELGSVSVNDIVKNLYLSLPTVNSLIAELLEDDFIRQFDKGESIGGRKPNLYKLCDGLFQVLSIELQRFSITMSIMDNNQNIIAETIELDNELSRDAENLASITQIIDQYLVDKSVDVENLTGLIIGMPGLINAEEGTNETFLHDDNQSITNYFEHIYKKPVFILNDVKGAAYAELKFGLAKNTKNSLIILMDWGIGLGIVSNGEVYLGRDGYSGEVGHMPFIDNGELCYCGKRGCLETVASGIALVNNAKQEIKKGELTKLNELQPDELQHLTPTHIIEAANKGDQFAINQISKLGTNLGKAFASLIQLLNPELIVLGGKIAKANELITIPIQQAINSYTMAILKEHCDIKVSSLNLDSNTVGLTNYFITKYLSVELLRKSKI, from the coding sequence ATGACTAAAGCCGTAAACTTACTGATTAACAAAAAATTGGAGAGTAAACCTGAAAAGAAAAATCTGTTCAATAAACTCTCCATTATAAAATTAATAGCCGAATTAGGATCTGTATCGGTAAATGACATTGTAAAAAACCTCTATTTAAGCCTGCCTACGGTAAATAGCCTGATTGCAGAATTGCTGGAAGATGATTTTATCCGTCAATTTGACAAAGGAGAATCTATTGGTGGTCGCAAACCCAATTTATATAAATTATGTGATGGATTGTTTCAAGTGCTGTCGATTGAACTTCAACGTTTCTCTATTACAATGAGCATCATGGACAATAACCAGAACATAATTGCTGAAACGATCGAGCTGGACAACGAACTATCCCGCGATGCAGAAAATCTCGCCAGCATTACACAAATTATAGATCAATATCTGGTCGACAAATCAGTTGATGTCGAAAACCTAACGGGGCTTATCATTGGTATGCCGGGCTTGATCAACGCTGAAGAAGGTACCAACGAGACTTTTTTACATGACGATAATCAATCCATAACAAACTATTTTGAGCACATATATAAAAAACCGGTCTTCATTCTGAATGACGTCAAAGGTGCAGCTTATGCAGAATTGAAATTTGGATTGGCAAAAAACACAAAAAACAGTTTAATTATCCTAATGGATTGGGGGATAGGTTTGGGAATCGTGTCCAATGGAGAAGTCTATCTAGGCCGTGATGGCTACTCCGGCGAAGTAGGACATATGCCCTTTATCGACAACGGTGAACTTTGCTATTGTGGCAAAAGAGGCTGCCTAGAGACTGTCGCTTCTGGAATTGCACTGGTTAACAATGCCAAGCAGGAAATAAAAAAAGGAGAGCTGACTAAATTAAATGAATTACAACCCGATGAATTACAACATTTAACACCGACACATATTATTGAAGCTGCAAATAAAGGGGACCAATTTGCAATAAATCAGATTTCTAAACTGGGAACAAATCTAGGCAAGGCATTTGCATCGCTAATACAACTGCTCAACCCCGAATTGATCGTGTTGGGTGGAAAAATTGCAAAAGCAAATGAATTGATCACTATTCCGATACAGCAAGCCATAAATTCTTATACCATGGCGATATTGAAGGAACATTGTGACATAAAAGTTTCAAGCCTAAATCTCGACAGCAATACTGTAGGCCTTACAAACTATTTCATCACAAAATACCTATCCGTTGAACTACTTCGGAAATCCAAAATCTAA
- a CDS encoding CoA-binding protein → MKKTLILGASTNPSRYSNKAANMLHKHGHDIVNIGLSGGEAAGVPVEKKGEIYTDIDTVTMYLGEPNQKEYYDYILATKPKRIIFNPGAENAELEQLAMEHGIKTERACTLVLLSTGQF, encoded by the coding sequence ATGAAAAAAACATTGATTTTGGGTGCCAGCACCAATCCTTCGCGTTATTCGAATAAAGCTGCAAATATGCTGCATAAGCACGGGCATGATATCGTCAATATTGGCTTGAGTGGAGGTGAAGCAGCTGGAGTTCCTGTTGAAAAAAAAGGTGAGATATACACCGATATTGACACTGTGACGATGTATCTTGGTGAGCCTAATCAGAAGGAGTATTACGATTATATATTAGCGACGAAGCCCAAAAGAATTATATTTAATCCTGGTGCGGAAAATGCTGAATTAGAGCAGCTCGCTATGGAGCACGGTATTAAGACTGAAAGAGCCTGTACTCTTGTTTTATTGAGTACAGGGCAATTTTAG
- a CDS encoding serine hydrolase domain-containing protein: protein MKLFFLKGMVALLFVSTVACSSKEKKQKEAAIAQAKVDSTRLVYNSNNADQKIDAFMKNLHSKAAFNGNVLVAKDGKILYQNTFGWANYLKRDSLKIDDKFELASVSKPLTAVGILKLVEAGKLRLDQTINDFYPDFPYPGITIKMLLTHRSGLPNYVYFSEEHWPDRKKGMTNQDVMKMLTEFKPNRYGAPGGRFFYNNSNFMVLGAIIEKISKQDYATYMKDSVFNVAGMINTAALSKAVYDKIPTNVIGHDKVWRRSVVQNFQDGPLGDKGIYSTVRDLYRFDLALRDGRLLKQSTLDSAYRGYPDAKKGIFSYGYGWRTFEHGNDHIVYHTGWWHGFRHIYVRDLKRNIVIVLLSNMTNGSLVKLDELYKIMGMPVLRKNAYSNHGDFIIDE from the coding sequence GTGAAATTATTTTTTTTAAAGGGAATGGTTGCTCTTTTGTTTGTATCTACAGTGGCTTGTAGTTCAAAAGAGAAAAAACAGAAGGAAGCAGCGATCGCGCAGGCAAAAGTGGATAGTACAAGACTGGTCTATAATTCAAATAATGCAGATCAGAAGATTGACGCTTTTATGAAAAATCTACATTCAAAAGCTGCATTCAATGGGAATGTTCTTGTTGCTAAAGATGGTAAAATCTTATATCAGAATACATTCGGCTGGGCCAATTACTTAAAACGGGATAGTTTAAAAATTGATGATAAATTTGAACTCGCTTCCGTTTCTAAACCGCTTACAGCTGTCGGAATTTTAAAGTTAGTGGAGGCAGGAAAGCTGCGTCTTGACCAAACAATCAACGACTTCTATCCGGATTTTCCTTATCCAGGTATTACTATAAAGATGTTATTGACACACCGTTCGGGGTTGCCCAATTACGTTTATTTTTCAGAGGAACACTGGCCTGATCGTAAGAAGGGAATGACGAATCAGGATGTGATGAAAATGTTGACTGAATTTAAGCCCAATCGTTATGGTGCACCTGGAGGACGTTTCTTTTACAATAACTCTAATTTTATGGTCTTAGGGGCCATTATTGAAAAGATATCAAAACAAGATTATGCTACGTATATGAAAGATAGCGTATTCAATGTTGCTGGAATGATAAATACAGCTGCACTTTCTAAGGCAGTGTATGATAAAATTCCTACCAATGTTATTGGGCATGATAAGGTATGGCGAAGATCGGTGGTGCAAAACTTTCAGGACGGACCGCTTGGTGACAAAGGAATTTATAGTACTGTGCGTGACCTTTATCGTTTTGATCTGGCCCTGAGAGATGGACGATTGTTGAAGCAATCAACATTGGATTCGGCATATAGAGGATATCCGGATGCGAAAAAAGGAATTTTTAGCTATGGCTATGGTTGGCGTACGTTTGAGCATGGAAACGACCATATCGTATATCATACAGGTTGGTGGCACGGTTTTAGACATATTTATGTGAGAGATTTAAAGAGAAACATTGTTATTGTTTTACTTTCTAATATGACAAATGGAAGCCTGGTCAAACTGGACGAGCTTTATAAGATTATGGGAATGCCGGTATTACGTAAAAATGCGTATAGTAACCATGGCGATTTTATCATTGATGAGTAG
- a CDS encoding 2-oxo acid dehydrogenase subunit E2 — MAEVVRMPKMSDTMTEGVIAKWHKKVGDKVNSGDLVAEIETDKATMDFESYQEGTLLYIGPKEGEAVAIDAVIAVLGEPGEDFQALLSGDAPAAEKAPEKTEEKKAEEVSGPESSASTVTPEELGCTVITMPLLSDTMKEGVIAQWNFKVGDTIKSDDAIADVETDKATMEVTAYADGTLLYVGLEAGQAAKVNDIIAIVGPAGTDITPLLNQKSAPAKAETAEAPKADSAAAAAVTAAPVASSSSDDSRVKASPLARKIAQEKGINLSDIKGSADGGRIVKKDVESFVPVAAQPAETKAAAAPATEAKAITLPTFVGEERYTEKPVNQMRKTIARRLAESLFTAPHFYLTVSIDMDNAMAARAQINEVAPVKVSFNDIVVKAVAVALKKHPAVNSSWQGDKIRFNEHTNIGVAMAVEDGLLVPVVRFADGKSLSHISAEVKDFAQKAKAKKLQPADWEGSTFTVSNLGMFGIDEFTSIINSPDGAILSVGAIQAVPVVKNGAVVPGNVMKVTLGCDHRVVDGATGAAFLQTLKSLVENPVRLLA; from the coding sequence ATGGCTGAAGTAGTAAGAATGCCGAAAATGAGCGATACAATGACCGAAGGGGTCATCGCGAAATGGCACAAAAAAGTTGGTGATAAAGTAAATTCTGGTGATTTAGTAGCTGAGATTGAAACAGATAAAGCTACGATGGACTTTGAGTCTTACCAAGAAGGAACTCTTTTATATATTGGTCCCAAAGAAGGCGAAGCAGTAGCTATTGATGCTGTTATTGCTGTTTTAGGAGAACCGGGTGAAGATTTTCAAGCATTGTTGAGTGGTGATGCACCTGCTGCTGAAAAAGCACCAGAAAAAACCGAAGAAAAAAAAGCAGAAGAAGTTTCTGGTCCAGAATCTTCAGCTAGTACTGTAACTCCCGAAGAATTGGGATGTACTGTTATTACAATGCCATTGTTGAGTGATACCATGAAAGAGGGGGTCATTGCGCAATGGAACTTTAAAGTTGGTGATACGATTAAATCTGACGATGCTATTGCTGATGTAGAAACTGATAAAGCGACTATGGAGGTTACAGCGTATGCTGATGGCACCTTGTTATATGTTGGTCTTGAAGCTGGACAAGCTGCAAAGGTAAACGACATCATCGCGATCGTTGGTCCTGCTGGAACTGATATCACACCTTTGTTAAATCAAAAATCTGCACCTGCAAAGGCGGAAACTGCTGAAGCTCCTAAAGCTGATTCAGCTGCTGCTGCTGCTGTAACTGCTGCACCGGTAGCATCGTCTTCAAGCGATGATTCTCGTGTGAAAGCTTCTCCTTTAGCACGTAAAATTGCACAAGAAAAAGGGATCAATTTAAGTGATATCAAAGGTTCTGCAGATGGCGGCCGTATTGTGAAGAAAGACGTTGAATCGTTTGTTCCTGTTGCTGCACAACCTGCGGAGACAAAAGCAGCAGCTGCTCCTGCAACAGAAGCAAAAGCAATCACTTTGCCTACATTTGTTGGTGAAGAGCGCTATACTGAAAAACCAGTTAACCAAATGCGTAAAACTATTGCGCGTCGTCTAGCAGAGTCATTGTTTACAGCTCCACACTTCTATTTGACTGTATCGATTGACATGGACAATGCAATGGCTGCTCGTGCGCAGATCAATGAGGTTGCTCCAGTAAAAGTTTCTTTCAATGATATCGTTGTAAAAGCTGTTGCAGTTGCCTTGAAAAAACATCCTGCTGTAAACTCTTCATGGCAAGGCGATAAAATCCGTTTCAATGAGCATACCAACATTGGTGTTGCAATGGCTGTTGAAGATGGTTTATTAGTTCCTGTTGTGCGTTTTGCAGATGGTAAATCATTGTCGCATATCTCTGCAGAGGTGAAAGATTTCGCTCAAAAAGCGAAAGCTAAAAAATTACAGCCTGCTGATTGGGAAGGATCTACATTTACAGTGTCCAACTTAGGTATGTTTGGCATTGACGAATTTACATCCATTATCAACTCACCAGATGGAGCTATCCTTTCTGTTGGTGCTATTCAAGCAGTTCCTGTTGTTAAGAATGGTGCTGTAGTTCCTGGTAATGTAATGAAAGTGACTTTGGGTTGTGATCACCGCGTGGTTGATGGTGCAACTGGAGCTGCATTTTTGCAAACATTAAAATCTTTGGTTGAAAATCCAGTAAGATTATTAGCATAA
- the pdhA gene encoding pyruvate dehydrogenase (acetyl-transferring) E1 component subunit alpha, with product MSSTPITKETYLEWYKSMLLMRKFEEKAGQLYGQQKIRGFCHLYIGQEAVVAGTMSVIKPEDSLITAYRDHAHALAKGVSANACMAELYGKITGCSKGKGGSMHFFSKEHKFMGGHGIVGGQIPLGAGIAFAEKYLGTDNVNICYMGDGAVRQGAFNETLNMAMLWKLPVIFVCENNGYAMGTSVQRTTNMQDIYKMGLGFDMPSAPVDGMDVVAVHNAMDEAVQRARAGEGPTFLEIRTYRYKGHSMSDPAKYRTKEELEAYKDRDPLLSTKHAILENNYADDAWFAEVEADVKKVVEESVKFAEESPYPTADELYKDVYVQQDYPFILD from the coding sequence ATGAGTTCAACACCTATAACAAAAGAGACATATTTGGAGTGGTATAAGTCTATGTTACTTATGCGTAAGTTTGAAGAAAAAGCAGGTCAACTTTACGGACAGCAAAAGATTCGTGGTTTCTGTCACTTGTACATAGGACAAGAGGCTGTAGTCGCTGGAACGATGTCGGTAATTAAACCTGAGGATTCTTTAATCACTGCTTATCGTGATCACGCCCACGCTTTGGCTAAAGGCGTTTCTGCAAATGCTTGTATGGCTGAATTATATGGAAAGATCACAGGTTGTTCAAAAGGTAAAGGAGGCTCTATGCACTTCTTCTCTAAAGAACATAAATTCATGGGTGGCCATGGTATTGTTGGTGGTCAGATTCCTTTAGGTGCTGGTATCGCATTTGCTGAGAAATATCTTGGTACAGATAATGTAAATATCTGTTATATGGGCGATGGAGCTGTACGTCAAGGTGCGTTCAACGAAACATTAAACATGGCAATGTTGTGGAAACTTCCTGTTATCTTCGTGTGTGAAAACAACGGTTATGCAATGGGTACTTCTGTACAACGTACAACGAACATGCAGGATATTTACAAAATGGGCTTAGGTTTCGATATGCCTTCTGCTCCGGTTGATGGAATGGATGTTGTTGCTGTACACAATGCGATGGACGAAGCTGTTCAACGTGCTCGTGCAGGTGAAGGTCCAACATTCCTAGAAATTCGTACATATCGTTACAAAGGACACTCAATGTCTGATCCCGCTAAATATCGTACGAAAGAAGAATTAGAAGCGTATAAAGACCGTGACCCATTGTTGTCTACTAAACATGCTATTTTAGAAAACAACTATGCAGATGACGCTTGGTTTGCAGAAGTTGAGGCTGATGTGAAAAAGGTCGTTGAGGAGTCGGTAAAATTTGCAGAGGAATCTCCTTATCCAACTGCAGATGAATTGTACAAAGATGTATATGTACAACAAGACTATCCATTTATTTTAGATTAA